In one window of Aceticella autotrophica DNA:
- the rsmD gene encoding 16S rRNA (guanine(966)-N(2))-methyltransferase RsmD, producing MRIVSGIARGRKLKCPPGREVRPTADMVKEALFNIIGQDVIDCIFLDLFAGTGSVGIEALSRGASFCYFVEKVYNNIKYIKKNISLSNLTDKGQIIHKDANEALIVFNKAGIKFDIIYIDPPYYKNLYEKPLIYISKSKILKDNGYIIVEHHKADILKDRYDNLERIRIKSYSETCLSFYKEVTYENCGISGQF from the coding sequence TTGAGAATAGTATCTGGTATAGCAAGGGGTAGAAAGTTGAAATGTCCACCAGGAAGGGAAGTAAGACCTACTGCTGATATGGTAAAAGAGGCTCTTTTTAATATTATAGGACAAGATGTTATAGATTGCATTTTTCTTGATTTATTTGCCGGAACAGGCAGTGTAGGCATAGAGGCATTAAGTAGAGGGGCATCTTTTTGTTATTTTGTTGAAAAAGTATATAATAATATTAAATATATTAAAAAAAATATATCCTTGTCTAATTTAACTGATAAAGGACAAATTATACATAAAGATGCCAATGAAGCACTTATAGTATTTAATAAAGCAGGTATTAAATTCGATATAATATATATAGACCCCCCTTATTATAAAAATTTGTATGAAAAACCATTGATTTATATAAGCAAATCAAAAATTTTAAAAGATAATGGTTATATTATAGTAGAACATCATAAAGCTGATATCTTGAAGGATAGATATGATAACTTAGAAAGAATACGTATTAAAAGCTATAGTGAAACCTGCTTATCTTTTTACAAGGAGGTTACATATGAAAATTGCGGTATATCCGGGCAGTTTTGA
- the coaD gene encoding pantetheine-phosphate adenylyltransferase, with the protein MKIAVYPGSFDPVTNGHLDIIKRASKVFDELIVAVLINPSKNAMFSVDERVELLKIVTSDIENVKIDCFTGLLIDYLDKVNSKIIVKGLRMISDFEYEFQMALINKKLNPDIETLFFMTSNKYGYLSSSIVKEVAKFGGCLSDLVPDIVIKRIFEKLK; encoded by the coding sequence ATGAAAATTGCGGTATATCCGGGCAGTTTTGATCCGGTAACAAACGGACATCTTGATATAATCAAAAGGGCATCAAAGGTATTCGATGAATTAATAGTTGCTGTACTTATAAATCCATCAAAAAATGCTATGTTTAGTGTCGATGAAAGGGTTGAATTATTGAAAATAGTGACCTCTGACATTGAAAATGTAAAAATTGATTGTTTTACAGGGCTTTTAATAGATTATCTTGATAAAGTAAATTCAAAAATAATAGTAAAAGGTTTAAGGATGATTTCTGATTTTGAATATGAATTTCAAATGGCTTTAATCAATAAAAAATTAAATCCTGATATTGAGACATTATTTTTTATGACAAGCAATAAATATGGATATTTAAGTTCAAGCATTGTTAAAGAAGTTGCAAAATTTGGGGGGTGTTTATCTGACCTTGTTCCCGATATTGTAATAAAAAGAATATTTGAAAAACTCAAATAA
- a CDS encoding DegV family protein — protein MGKIAIVTDSLADVPEEFIKMYNIYVAPLVINIDGISYKDGVDLSKDDFYNLLNEGKMPTTSQVPPGEFIDMFEDLLKSYECIIAILLSSKLSGTYQSAVIAKNTLNNDKIFIIDSRNFSLGNGLIVIKAAEMALNGNSKDDIIKEVEDMIPKMRYIMTFDSLDYLYRGGRLNKSQAIIGNILNIKPIIMNDDGELKIVDKVRGRKNIIKWIIKYIRDKEIDFENQEIGLIHTGSSEFINDIENTLRSELGITKFIKSRAGCAAGVHAGPSAVGVFFKLK, from the coding sequence ATGGGAAAAATAGCAATAGTAACGGACAGCCTTGCAGATGTACCAGAGGAATTTATTAAAATGTATAATATTTATGTAGCACCTTTGGTTATAAACATTGATGGCATATCTTATAAAGATGGTGTTGATTTAAGCAAAGATGATTTTTACAATTTATTAAATGAAGGTAAAATGCCAACAACTTCTCAGGTTCCACCTGGTGAATTTATAGACATGTTTGAAGATTTGTTAAAAAGTTATGAATGTATTATAGCTATTTTGTTATCATCTAAACTAAGTGGCACATATCAATCGGCAGTTATTGCCAAAAACACATTAAATAATGATAAAATATTTATCATTGATTCAAGAAATTTTTCACTTGGGAACGGACTAATAGTAATAAAAGCCGCTGAAATGGCTTTAAATGGGAATAGTAAAGACGATATTATAAAAGAAGTTGAAGACATGATACCAAAAATGAGATATATAATGACGTTTGATTCTCTTGATTATCTCTATAGAGGAGGAAGGCTTAATAAATCTCAGGCAATAATAGGGAATATATTAAATATAAAACCAATAATTATGAATGATGATGGAGAGTTAAAAATTGTAGATAAAGTTAGAGGTCGGAAAAATATTATAAAATGGATTATTAAATATATCAGGGATAAAGAAATCGATTTTGAAAATCAGGAAATAGGTTTAATACATACGGGCAGTTCAGAATTTATTAATGATATAGAAAATACCTTAAGAAGTGAATTAGGGATAACAAAATTCATAAAAAGCAGGGCAGGTTGTGCTGCAGGTGTACATGCAGGACCATCAGCAGTAGGAGTTTTTTTTAAATTAAAATAA
- a CDS encoding alpha/beta-type small acid-soluble spore protein, translated as MALGSETRNPLVVRGAKQAMSQWKYEVANELGINPPADGYWGTLTSRDCGAVGGHMVKKMIQMAESQIANKGTMK; from the coding sequence ATGGCATTAGGTTCAGAAACCAGGAATCCTCTTGTTGTAAGAGGAGCAAAGCAGGCTATGAGTCAATGGAAGTATGAAGTAGCTAATGAACTTGGGATAAATCCTCCGGCAGATGGTTATTGGGGAACACTTACATCTCGTGATTGCGGTGCTGTAGGCGGGCATATGGTTAAAAAGATGATTCAGATGGCAGAAAGCCAGATTGCAAATAAAGGCACAATGAAATAA
- a CDS encoding alpha/beta-type small acid-soluble spore protein, with protein MALGSETRNPLVVKEAKQAMSQWKYEVANELGINPPADGYWGTLTSRDCGAVGGHMVKKMIQMAESQIANKGTMK; from the coding sequence ATGGCATTAGGTTCAGAAACCAGGAATCCTCTTGTTGTAAAAGAAGCAAAACAGGCTATGAGTCAATGGAAGTATGAAGTAGCTAATGAACTTGGGATAAATCCTCCGGCAGATGGTTATTGGGGAACACTTACATCTCGTGATTGCGGTGCTGTAGGTGGGCACATGGTTAAAAAGATGATTCAGATGGCAGAAAGCCAGATTGCTAATAAAGGCACAATGAAATAA
- a CDS encoding nucleotidyltransferase produces MSILGIIAEYNPLHNGHIYHIEESTKLTNSNSIVAVISGNFVQRGEPSIIDKWSRTKMALLSGIDLVIELPTVYAVSTAETFAYGACKLLDSLRIIDFLSFGSEAGTITWLNKIASLLVEEPKIYKDYLKKSLSTGITYAAAREFAITNILGENYSKFLKNSNNILAIEYLKALLKLNSKIKPLTIKRIGPDYNSLNDLKYFASATSIRHNILKGNKSFLDKCLPPVSKEILINCFTKGLGPVSLEQFSSIILYLLRSGYDLKNVFDVGEGLENRIYKAAKMTNNIYDLINMVKTKRYTESRLKRILIHALLGINSELYKSFAGPNYIRVLGFNSKGLNLLKLIHTKSNLPIITRVGSYKKSIKDCRLFEKDLFATDIYTLALKGKPASGMDLTQPIIIN; encoded by the coding sequence ATGAGTATTTTAGGAATAATTGCAGAATATAATCCTTTGCATAATGGACATATATATCATATTGAAGAATCAACAAAATTAACAAACTCCAATAGTATTGTTGCTGTTATTAGTGGTAATTTTGTACAAAGAGGCGAACCTTCAATTATTGACAAATGGTCAAGGACAAAAATGGCACTGCTTTCAGGTATTGACCTTGTTATTGAATTGCCAACTGTTTATGCTGTATCAACTGCAGAAACTTTTGCATATGGTGCATGTAAATTACTTGATTCACTGAGAATAATCGATTTTTTAAGTTTTGGCAGTGAAGCAGGTACAATAACTTGGCTAAATAAAATTGCCAGTTTATTGGTTGAAGAACCTAAAATATACAAAGATTATTTAAAAAAATCATTATCTACCGGAATAACATATGCAGCTGCCCGTGAATTTGCTATAACAAATATATTAGGAGAAAATTACAGCAAGTTTCTTAAAAACTCAAATAATATTTTAGCTATAGAATATTTAAAAGCCCTTTTAAAACTCAATAGTAAAATTAAGCCTTTAACTATTAAAAGAATCGGTCCTGATTATAATTCTTTAAATGATTTAAAATATTTTGCTAGTGCAACATCTATAAGACATAATATTTTAAAAGGTAATAAATCTTTTTTAGATAAATGCTTGCCTCCAGTTAGTAAGGAAATACTGATAAATTGTTTTACAAAAGGATTAGGCCCTGTATCCTTAGAACAATTCAGCAGTATTATTCTCTATTTATTGAGGAGTGGTTATGATTTAAAAAATGTTTTCGATGTTGGAGAAGGTCTTGAAAACCGTATATACAAGGCTGCAAAAATGACAAACAACATATATGATTTAATTAATATGGTTAAAACAAAAAGATATACTGAGAGCAGGTTAAAAAGAATATTAATACATGCTCTTCTTGGAATAAATTCTGAATTGTATAAATCATTTGCTGGTCCTAATTATATCAGGGTATTAGGATTTAATAGCAAGGGATTAAATTTGTTAAAATTAATTCATACGAAATCGAATTTACCTATAATTACAAGGGTGGGTAGTTATAAGAAATCTATAAAGGATTGTCGCTTATTTGAAAAAGATTTATTTGCAACTGATATCTATACATTAGCATTAAAAGGCAAACCCGCATCTGGAATGGATTTAACTCAACCTATTATAATAAATTAA
- a CDS encoding ATPase, with the protein MGNIENFEVLNIIDELENYIEKSSTIPLSQKVIINKEDILELIKQIRIKLPDEIKRAEWVKQEKQKILIEAKQDAETIIMEAEQRINNMVNESEIVKKAEKMAAEIISAAQTNAKEIRLGSKEYADELLGNLENNVENLLNLIKNNRNELKGH; encoded by the coding sequence ATGGGAAATATCGAAAACTTTGAGGTATTAAACATAATAGATGAACTTGAGAATTATATTGAAAAGAGCTCTACTATACCTTTATCACAAAAAGTAATAATAAATAAAGAAGACATATTAGAATTAATTAAACAAATAAGGATAAAGCTGCCTGATGAAATAAAAAGGGCTGAGTGGGTCAAACAAGAAAAACAAAAGATTTTAATTGAAGCAAAACAGGATGCGGAAACAATAATTATGGAAGCGGAACAAAGAATAAATAATATGGTTAATGAAAGTGAAATAGTAAAAAAAGCCGAGAAAATGGCTGCGGAAATAATTTCTGCCGCCCAAACAAATGCAAAGGAAATAAGGTTGGGCAGTAAAGAATATGCAGATGAATTATTGGGTAATCTTGAAAATAATGTTGAAAACTTATTGAATTTAATTAAAAACAACAGAAATGAATTAAAGGGACATTAA
- the ylbJ gene encoding sporulation integral membrane protein YlbJ, producing the protein MKKFFHYIFLLLLVLGVISLIIFPKNSLEAAKNGIDLWLFTVTPALLPFFIGSELLLQFGIVNLLGKLLEPIMKPLFNVSGSGSFPMAIGYTSGYPVGAQIISRLWEEKLCTTIEAERLMSFCNNSGPLFMLGVVGTGMFNNSKIGYIIMSANYLGAICTGILFRNYKFSKKTKYPDAYNKKVENNVIRKNFGNILSDAIKSSMNTIFLIGGYIIIFSVLIEYLKLFNIIYILSNLIYPIFKVLGFHKEILPGFISGLMEITVGSKLISQSAAPLYQKIIIVSIILSWGGFSTHGQVISIISNTKISYLPYLFSKIINSIFTAFYSYIILLFVKVREEQNVTVFNQYNINIVFNILQLSLYIFTITVLIFVLISLLIKTIAKGT; encoded by the coding sequence ATAAAGAAATTTTTTCATTACATCTTTTTACTTTTGTTGGTTTTAGGTGTTATATCTTTAATTATATTTCCAAAAAATTCCCTTGAGGCTGCAAAAAATGGAATAGATTTATGGCTATTTACAGTTACACCTGCACTATTACCTTTTTTTATTGGTTCCGAATTATTACTTCAATTTGGAATAGTAAATCTGCTCGGAAAGTTATTGGAACCGATAATGAAGCCTCTATTTAACGTATCCGGAAGTGGTTCTTTCCCTATGGCAATAGGTTATACTTCAGGTTACCCTGTCGGCGCACAAATAATATCAAGGTTATGGGAAGAGAAATTATGTACTACAATTGAAGCTGAAAGATTAATGTCATTCTGTAATAATTCAGGTCCTTTATTTATGCTTGGCGTTGTCGGAACAGGAATGTTTAATAATTCTAAAATAGGTTATATAATAATGTCCGCAAATTATCTTGGAGCTATCTGTACAGGCATTCTTTTTAGAAATTATAAATTTTCTAAAAAAACTAAATATCCTGATGCTTATAATAAAAAGGTTGAAAATAATGTTATAAGGAAAAATTTCGGTAATATATTATCAGATGCTATTAAATCTTCAATGAATACAATATTTTTAATAGGTGGTTATATAATAATTTTTTCTGTTTTAATAGAATATTTAAAGCTCTTTAATATAATTTACATACTAAGCAACCTTATATATCCAATATTTAAAGTTTTAGGCTTTCATAAAGAAATCCTGCCTGGATTTATTAGTGGGTTAATGGAGATTACAGTAGGTTCCAAACTAATCAGTCAATCAGCCGCACCACTATACCAAAAAATAATAATCGTCAGTATAATACTATCATGGGGTGGTTTTTCAACCCATGGCCAAGTTATAAGCATTATTTCCAATACTAAAATTAGTTATTTACCGTATCTTTTTTCAAAAATTATAAATAGTATCTTTACTGCATTTTACTCATATATAATATTATTATTTGTCAAGGTCAGGGAAGAGCAAAACGTAACAGTATTTAATCAATATAACATAAACATTGTGTTTAACATTCTTCAACTTTCATTATACATATTTACAATAACTGTTTTAATATTTGTATTGATTTCGCTTTTAATTAAAACAATAGCAAAAGGGACATAG